The Haladaptatus cibarius D43 genome includes a region encoding these proteins:
- a CDS encoding mandelate racemase/muconate lactonizing enzyme family protein: MSVTDVTAIPIEMGVKPLEEDLGLAPYVSNHDEVESVTRMLVRVDTDEDVTGWGEMLVGMKSAAVTKAVIDDVIAPELVGRDVGEIRDFVDSFYYPYVKVRPFLGAVETALWDALGKQVGLPVHQLLGGKTRDSVPIATCLGILGPEESRIYARRAVEHGFSTLKTKAGPDWREDVARIRAMHEEVDGQLEFRLDPNQGWSFEDAVRVATRLEEEGILLQYLEQPVRIDTYGTYASLRNRVRTPVAVNEDTYFPCNLRFLLQADAIDVAVVDLVPAGGILAVREQVAMAANAGVSVSHHCGFDLGVKTAAMLHTVASTPGINLPPDSVYYGWDDYVIDDPFEVEDGALPVPDGPGLGVTVNEEQIERYRTD, translated from the coding sequence ATGTCTGTCACGGACGTGACTGCCATCCCGATAGAGATGGGAGTCAAACCACTCGAAGAAGACCTCGGTCTCGCACCATATGTGAGCAACCACGACGAGGTCGAGTCAGTCACCCGAATGCTCGTCAGAGTTGACACCGACGAGGACGTGACCGGTTGGGGCGAGATGCTCGTCGGCATGAAATCCGCCGCAGTGACGAAAGCGGTCATCGACGACGTCATCGCTCCGGAACTCGTCGGCCGTGATGTCGGTGAGATACGCGATTTTGTCGATTCGTTCTACTACCCATACGTGAAAGTTCGGCCGTTTCTCGGCGCCGTCGAAACCGCACTCTGGGACGCACTCGGGAAGCAAGTCGGCCTCCCGGTTCATCAACTCCTCGGCGGAAAGACCCGCGACAGCGTGCCGATCGCAACCTGTCTCGGGATTCTCGGCCCCGAGGAGTCTCGCATCTACGCTCGACGCGCCGTCGAACACGGCTTTTCGACGCTCAAGACGAAGGCGGGCCCCGACTGGCGCGAGGACGTGGCGCGAATCCGCGCGATGCACGAGGAAGTCGACGGTCAGTTGGAGTTCAGACTCGACCCCAATCAGGGGTGGTCGTTCGAGGACGCGGTTCGGGTCGCCACCCGACTCGAAGAGGAGGGAATCCTCCTCCAGTATCTCGAACAGCCCGTTCGCATCGACACCTACGGAACCTACGCCTCGCTTCGCAATCGCGTCCGGACGCCGGTTGCGGTAAACGAGGACACCTACTTTCCGTGCAACCTCCGATTCCTTTTGCAGGCCGACGCCATCGACGTGGCCGTCGTGGATCTCGTCCCCGCCGGGGGTATCCTCGCCGTCCGCGAGCAGGTCGCCATGGCCGCCAACGCCGGTGTCTCGGTGTCACATCACTGTGGGTTCGACCTCGGTGTCAAGACAGCGGCGATGCTCCACACCGTCGCAAGCACACCCGGCATCAATCTGCCGCCGGACAGCGTCTACTACGGGTGGGATGACTACGTCATCGACGACCCATTCGAGGTCGAAGACGGTGCGCTGCCGGTTCCCGACGGTCCGGGCCTCGGCGTCACCGTCAACGAGGAACAAATCGAGCGGTACCGAACCGACTGA
- a CDS encoding ABC transporter ATP-binding protein, whose amino-acid sequence MSNAHGEPLLSLQNVSVHFEKERLFGLAGSDTVHAVDDVSLDIYENDVVALVGESGCGKTTLGKAAIGVQRPTDGRVLYRGDDIWESKGSNGLLSRRGSDGARDWKEVRRSLQMIHQDPGSSLNPNYTIESTLSAPLEKWQPEMSEADRRARIYGLLEYVGMKPAQDYAGRYPHQLSGGEQQRVALIRSLLMNPDLILADEAISALDVSLRAEMMELMLELQQQFDTSYLFISHDLANAKHLTEQAGGRIGIMYLGELVEIGTPEQIIHNPQHPYTKVLLWATSDLRDRSSGVSTPPVRSLTIPEPTDPPSGCRFHTRCLEAREVCTQECPELTDHDAEGRRTACFRADPNHEYWHSDPLDEGKVMDERDAGSESGRAEGD is encoded by the coding sequence ATGAGCAACGCCCACGGCGAGCCGCTTCTGTCGCTCCAGAACGTGAGCGTCCACTTCGAAAAAGAACGGTTGTTCGGTCTCGCCGGGTCTGACACCGTCCACGCGGTTGACGATGTGAGCCTCGACATTTACGAGAACGATGTCGTCGCGCTGGTCGGAGAGTCAGGCTGCGGAAAGACCACGCTTGGGAAGGCGGCCATCGGCGTACAGCGACCGACCGACGGTCGCGTGCTGTACCGCGGCGACGACATTTGGGAGTCCAAGGGGTCGAACGGTCTGCTTAGTAGACGTGGATCGGACGGTGCACGCGACTGGAAAGAGGTTCGGCGGTCGCTCCAGATGATTCATCAAGACCCCGGTAGCTCACTGAATCCGAACTACACCATCGAATCGACGCTCTCGGCGCCGCTGGAGAAATGGCAACCGGAGATGAGCGAGGCAGACCGCCGTGCCCGCATTTACGGACTCCTCGAATACGTCGGGATGAAACCGGCACAGGACTACGCAGGGAGGTACCCCCACCAACTATCGGGCGGCGAACAACAGCGTGTGGCGCTCATCCGGTCACTGTTGATGAATCCAGACCTCATCCTCGCGGACGAGGCCATCAGCGCGCTCGACGTGTCACTGCGAGCGGAGATGATGGAGTTGATGCTCGAACTACAACAGCAGTTCGACACGTCCTATCTGTTCATCTCCCACGACCTCGCAAACGCGAAACACCTCACAGAACAGGCGGGCGGCCGTATCGGCATCATGTACCTCGGCGAACTCGTCGAGATTGGAACGCCCGAACAGATCATTCACAACCCCCAGCACCCCTACACGAAGGTGCTGTTGTGGGCGACCTCGGATCTCCGAGACCGCTCGTCGGGCGTCTCGACACCACCGGTTCGGTCGCTCACCATTCCGGAACCGACCGACCCGCCGTCGGGGTGCCGGTTCCACACGCGCTGTCTCGAAGCGCGCGAAGTCTGCACGCAGGAATGTCCAGAACTCACCGACCACGATGCCGAGGGGCGACGAACCGCCTGTTTCCGCGCGGATCCGAACCACGAGTACTGGCACAGCGACCCGCTCGACGAAGGCAAGGTGATGGACGAACGAGACGCGGGCAGCGAGAGCGGACGCGCCGAGGGCGATTAA
- a CDS encoding ABC transporter ATP-binding protein — MVTSQRPASADTTRSGEDVVLEVRDASVSFSMDRGDSRVLRGVDLDVRRGEVLGVVGESGSGKSMLASAMLDAVVSPGQVSGEIRYHPPDGPSVDVLSLSRAELTELRWNEISFVIQGAQSAFNPTMVIGDHFEETLRAHDADVAAGMEHARELLTDLYLPTEQVLRSHPHELSGGMKQRALIALGLVLQPNVVVMDEPTAALDLLMQRSIISMLEDLQEKYDLTMVFVTHDLPLVADLADRLAVMYAFDLVELGPTDELVEHAAHPYTRALLNAVPNISDRAMDIQGIEGASPDPVSLPDGCSFNPRCPLADETCKTDDPYFHDVSGDHEAACFHWEDARSEIPLSSETSEGTPDHGYDGPKGGLSR; from the coding sequence ATGGTAACCAGCCAACGACCCGCCAGCGCGGACACGACTCGAAGTGGCGAGGACGTCGTCTTGGAAGTTCGGGACGCGAGCGTCTCGTTCAGCATGGATCGCGGGGACTCCCGCGTTCTCCGCGGCGTTGACCTCGACGTTCGACGAGGGGAGGTTCTCGGCGTTGTCGGCGAGAGCGGATCCGGGAAGTCGATGCTCGCCTCGGCGATGCTAGACGCCGTCGTCTCGCCGGGGCAAGTGAGTGGCGAAATACGCTACCATCCGCCGGACGGGCCGTCGGTGGACGTGCTGTCACTCTCCCGAGCCGAGCTGACGGAGCTACGGTGGAACGAGATTTCGTTCGTCATTCAAGGTGCACAAAGCGCGTTCAATCCGACGATGGTCATCGGCGACCACTTCGAGGAGACGCTCCGGGCACACGACGCGGACGTGGCGGCCGGTATGGAACACGCCCGCGAGTTGCTCACCGACCTCTACTTGCCGACCGAACAGGTGCTTCGCTCGCACCCTCACGAACTGTCCGGCGGGATGAAACAGCGTGCACTCATCGCGCTCGGACTCGTCCTCCAACCGAACGTCGTCGTCATGGACGAACCGACCGCCGCACTCGACCTGTTGATGCAGCGATCCATTATCAGTATGCTGGAAGACCTACAGGAGAAGTACGACCTGACGATGGTGTTCGTCACCCACGACCTGCCGCTGGTCGCCGACCTCGCCGACCGACTTGCGGTGATGTACGCGTTCGACCTCGTCGAACTCGGTCCGACTGACGAGCTGGTCGAACACGCCGCCCACCCCTACACTCGCGCACTGCTCAACGCTGTCCCGAATATCTCCGACCGCGCGATGGACATCCAGGGTATCGAGGGTGCGAGTCCCGACCCCGTCTCGCTCCCCGACGGCTGTTCGTTCAATCCCCGGTGTCCGCTCGCGGACGAGACATGCAAGACGGACGACCCGTACTTCCACGACGTAAGCGGTGACCACGAAGCCGCTTGCTTCCACTGGGAGGACGCCCGCTCGGAGATACCGCTGTCGTCGGAGACGTCCGAAGGAACACCAGACCACGGGTACGACGGCCCAAAGGGGGGGTTGTCACGATGA